The sequence CGTGTTTCCTGGCCGGGTAGAATTGTTAGAGGTACTGCTTCGTCTTGTAATCTATTGTTCAATTGATCTACTGCTGTAATAATATCATCTTTGTAGTTATCATAGCTGCCATTTAAGTGATGAGGCGTCGCAATTATCGTGGTAATTCCTTGCGATACGGCACTTTTCGCCATTTGCACACTTTCTTCGGTATGTTTCGCACCATCATCAATTCCAGGCAAGATATGACAATGAATGTCGATCATTCGATTCATCGCATCCTTCCTTATCTAAATTCATATTTCTTATGCCACACTGTCATATTAGGATAAGTATAGCAGTATTGGAAAGAAATTAAAATAGGAGAAATTAGACGAGTTTTGTCGAACATCATTAATTTATGTAAAATGTTTGCTAATTCCTCCATTTTTATGCTAAATAATGCCAAAAATTTTCTTTTTCTTAATGCGTACAGGCTCCTCACCTTGTACTATTTTACCTTCCATTAATAGAGTCATATTCTCTTGAAGCAGGTAAAGCTGTTCTAACGATACCGTCTTCTTTAATGTATTCCAGGCAGATTGTAAATAGAATTGTTTCGGATCTGCGGTATCCGAGCTGATAAAATGAGCAAGATTATGTTTTACTAATTGTTGCGCTGTTTTTTGTATTTTTTTGCCTTTCTTACCGACAATACTTCTGGCGCTCACTTGAACCAGCGCACCATTCTTCACCAGGCTGTACAGCATATTAATATCCTCTTGAATGTCCAGATTTTTCTCAGGGTGGACAAGCACTGGTTTATACCCTTTTAATTGAAGTTCATAACAGAGCTGTTTCGTATATTGTGGTATATGATCAAACATGAACTCTATGAAAATATATGCTGGATCATTCCCATAGGTGATCAGTTTGCCTTTCTCTAAATCTTCTTCCAGATTACCGTAAATGCGAATGGTTTGGCCAGGGAGAATCTCTACGTTTATTCGTTCCTGACTTAGTTGTTGATTTAACGTATTGATGTAGCTTATGATGGATTCTTTATTAATTTCCTGTTTTCCTTGTATATATCTCGGTGCAGCAATAATATATTTCACGCCAGCCTTCTCTGCTTCCTTTGCCATTTGAAGAGCAGACAGCTTATCCTTTACGCTATCTTGATTGATTGGAAGAATATACGGATTAATATCCAACATTAATACCATCCTTTCTCATTACCCCTTATATTATATGAGACTTTCGTCCTGTTCTATATAAAGAATATCATATTCGTTATAAATTGAAAAGATGAATTTCGAGATATGTATATTTTTTTACAATTCGTTCATTCATAAAGGTGATTTTGAATACTAAAAAAAGCCATTTAACTCTAGGATGACTAGTCAAATGGCTTTCATTCTGCTATTAATTTCCGTAATAATAATAATGACCTTTTTTCTGTTCACGGTCGTTGAGGACCACTCCTAACAATTTCGCATTACCGACTTCCAGCAACTCTTTTGCCTTAATTGCTGCATCATTCTCCGTCTGGTTACTCCGTACGACCATCACCGCACCATCACATATGTTGGCAAGAATTTGGGCATCTGTAACGGCAAGAACAGGCGGGGTATCAAATAAAATCACATCATATTCTTCTTTAGCAGCCACGATCATCTTCTCCATTGCTTTCGAACCTAGTAATTCTGATGGGTTAGGCGGAATCGGGCCACAGCTCAATAGATCCAGTCCGGCGACATCACAATTAGAAATCGATTCTAATAAGGTTGACTCTCCCACCAATACACTGCTCAATCCTCTTCTGTTATCCATTCTAAACGTGTAATGCAAGGTTGGCTTCCGCATATCCGCATCAATTAGAAGCACTTTCTTTCCTTGCTGAGCAAACACAATCGCTAAATTCGCTGTGGTAGATGACTTACCTTCCGATGGTCCTGATGAAGTAACCAGCATTGTTTGTAGATCACCGTCAACGGAAGAGAACTGTAAATTAGTCCGAATCGTTTTGTATTGCTCAGATATCGGAGAGCGTGGGTTCATTTTCGTAATTAAGTGACGAATGTTCGATACTTTAGACTGTTTTTTTCTTCTGGCCATTGAAGTTCCCCCTCTCACGCTTCTGACTGATGGATACGGACTTCCCCATCGTCATCATATCTTTCTCGTCAATATGAGAAATGACACCAAGTACAGGTAATTCCAAAGTTTTTTCCACATCTTGCTCTGTTTTCACCGTATTATCGAGGTATTCAAATAAGAACGCTAAGCCTACCCCGATCATAGCACCGATAACAAGTGCGATAGCTGTATTCAGCATTGGCTTCGGATTAACAGGCGTTGGATTGGCTGGGACAACCGCTTCTGATAAGACACTCACATTGTTGACATTCATTAATTCAGGTAAGTCTTCCTGAAAGATCGCGACAGTAGTATTGGCAATCTCTGCTGCCAGTTCAG is a genomic window of Gracilibacillus salinarum containing:
- a CDS encoding YveK family protein; protein product: MEETISLKEIFEVLKKRLLLILLLMIGAAGAAAIISYFVLTPTYQSSTQFIVNQDTSEAQSVDINQIRSNLEIINTYNDIITSNRILDQVIEELNLAISPGALSEKISVANSESSQVVKLSATDSDPELAAEIANTTVAIFQEDLPELMNVNNVSVLSEAVVPANPTPVNPKPMLNTAIALVIGAMIGVGLAFLFEYLDNTVKTEQDVEKTLELPVLGVISHIDEKDMMTMGKSVSISQKRERGNFNGQKKKTV
- a CDS encoding tyrosine-protein phosphatase codes for the protein MLDINPYILPINQDSVKDKLSALQMAKEAEKAGVKYIIAAPRYIQGKQEINKESIISYINTLNQQLSQERINVEILPGQTIRIYGNLEEDLEKGKLITYGNDPAYIFIEFMFDHIPQYTKQLCYELQLKGYKPVLVHPEKNLDIQEDINMLYSLVKNGALVQVSARSIVGKKGKKIQKTAQQLVKHNLAHFISSDTADPKQFYLQSAWNTLKKTVSLEQLYLLQENMTLLMEGKIVQGEEPVRIKKKKIFGII
- a CDS encoding CpsD/CapB family tyrosine-protein kinase; amino-acid sequence: MARRKKQSKVSNIRHLITKMNPRSPISEQYKTIRTNLQFSSVDGDLQTMLVTSSGPSEGKSSTTANLAIVFAQQGKKVLLIDADMRKPTLHYTFRMDNRRGLSSVLVGESTLLESISNCDVAGLDLLSCGPIPPNPSELLGSKAMEKMIVAAKEEYDVILFDTPPVLAVTDAQILANICDGAVMVVRSNQTENDAAIKAKELLEVGNAKLLGVVLNDREQKKGHYYYYGN